One Gordonia mangrovi genomic region harbors:
- a CDS encoding sugar transferase, with amino-acid sequence MTAYRTSDHESSGAPRRRRPGRDRGALLLISSTENRRAWAPRFATAIALTDVAVISAAVVGAQLLRFGSSLDSEGFGGVHGHPLVVMTALIAAWLFSLRVYQTLDRRILGSGSEEYSRVATACLSVFGVLAIVVLVLNLDVSRGYFALALPLGTLGLLVSRWVWRRRLSRQRSRGLAVERLLVVGEPESVSTVTDRLSRAPEQPFSVVGACVRNVASGSASTTIGTARVPVYGDLDEVATAAARCHANTVAVTSPDAFGHRAMQDLSWNLHLMDVDLLVAPGVADVAGPRMMVHPVAGLPLLHIDRPRYAGANRLRKAALDRVGGALIVLALSPVLVTIAVAIALDTRGPVFHRSTRLGVNNRPFRMWKFRSMVPDAEALIADLADRNEGSGPLFKVRDDPRVTPVGRVLRRYSLDELPQLFNVLGGSMSLVGPRPPLPAEASTYDGRVARRMLVKPGMTGLWQVSGRSNLSWDESVRLDVSYVENWSIMQDLVILWRTLRAVVSTDGAY; translated from the coding sequence ATGACCGCGTATCGCACATCGGATCACGAGTCGTCGGGCGCCCCACGTCGCCGTCGGCCCGGTCGAGATCGAGGTGCGCTGCTGCTGATCTCGTCGACCGAGAACCGACGCGCGTGGGCGCCGCGGTTCGCCACTGCGATCGCGTTGACGGATGTTGCCGTGATATCGGCGGCAGTCGTTGGGGCGCAGCTACTTCGGTTCGGATCCAGTCTGGATTCCGAGGGTTTCGGCGGCGTCCATGGCCATCCACTGGTGGTGATGACGGCGTTGATCGCCGCGTGGCTGTTCTCGCTGCGGGTGTACCAGACGCTGGACCGACGCATCCTCGGCAGCGGCTCGGAGGAGTACAGCAGGGTCGCCACGGCCTGCCTGAGCGTGTTCGGCGTCCTCGCGATCGTCGTTCTCGTCCTGAATCTGGACGTGTCGCGCGGCTATTTCGCCTTGGCGCTGCCGCTGGGCACCCTCGGCCTGTTGGTGTCGAGGTGGGTGTGGCGCAGGCGCCTGAGCCGCCAGAGATCGCGTGGCCTGGCCGTGGAACGTCTGCTGGTGGTCGGTGAACCCGAATCGGTATCCACCGTGACCGATCGGCTCAGTCGGGCTCCGGAACAACCCTTCTCGGTGGTGGGCGCCTGCGTTCGGAACGTCGCATCCGGCTCGGCGTCGACGACGATCGGCACGGCGCGCGTACCCGTCTACGGCGACCTCGACGAGGTGGCCACCGCCGCCGCCAGGTGCCACGCGAACACCGTCGCGGTCACGTCCCCGGATGCATTTGGACACCGTGCCATGCAGGACCTCTCGTGGAATCTGCACCTCATGGATGTCGATCTTCTGGTCGCTCCCGGGGTCGCCGATGTCGCCGGCCCACGCATGATGGTGCACCCCGTCGCCGGATTGCCGCTGCTGCACATCGACCGTCCGCGCTATGCGGGCGCGAACCGGCTCCGCAAGGCGGCCCTCGACCGCGTGGGCGGCGCGCTGATCGTGCTCGCCCTCTCACCCGTGCTCGTGACCATCGCCGTCGCGATCGCACTCGATACGCGCGGACCCGTATTCCACCGGTCGACCCGTCTGGGCGTGAACAATCGACCGTTCCGCATGTGGAAGTTCCGATCGATGGTCCCCGACGCCGAGGCGCTGATCGCCGACCTGGCCGACCGCAACGAGGGCAGCGGCCCCCTGTTCAAGGTGCGCGACGACCCGAGGGTGACACCGGTGGGCCGCGTCCTCCGCCGATACAGCCTGGACGAACTACCGCAGTTGTTCAACGTGCTGGGTGGATCGATGAGCCTCGTCGGTCCGCGTCCTCCGCTTCCCGCCGAAGCCTCCACCTACGACGGCCGGGTGGCCCGCCGTATGCTGGTGAAGCCGGGCATGACGGGTCTCTGGCAGGTGTCCGGACGCTCGAATCTGTCATGGGACGAGTCCGTTCGCCTCGATGTCTCCTACGTCGAGAACTGGTCGATCATGCAGGATCTGGTGATTCTGTGGCGCACCCTGCGCGCAGTCGTCTCCACGGACGGGGCCTACTGA